One window of Candidatus Nitrospira kreftii genomic DNA carries:
- a CDS encoding hypothetical protein (conserved protein of unknown function) has product MPITRPITDRILAVLHDSPECDFELLVARYPEFTWNELFQEVGRLSRARQVIITRGVGVFTVKLTPVK; this is encoded by the coding sequence ATGCCCATCACCAGACCAATCACCGACCGTATTCTGGCCGTACTCCATGACTCACCAGAATGTGATTTTGAACTCCTCGTCGCTCGATACCCTGAATTCACCTGGAACGAACTGTTTCAGGAGGTCGGCCGATTGAGCCGAGCCAGGCAGGTAATCATTACGAGAGGAGTTGGAGTGTTCACGGTCAAATTGACACCGGTCAAATAG
- a CDS encoding hypothetical protein (conserved protein of unknown function), whose amino-acid sequence MASNATIYKAVLQIADMDRQYFQDHALTLARHPSETEERMMIRLLAFALHADEALSFGRGVSAEDEPALWQRDLTGAIDYWIEIGQPDEKVLRQACGRSKQVILYTYGARSAEVWWANQRSTLGRLKNLAVTMLPIESVRALAEMARPSMQLQWTIQDGHIWIADGPQTFHLELQRLKS is encoded by the coding sequence ATGGCTTCGAACGCAACCATCTATAAAGCGGTGCTGCAGATTGCAGATATGGATCGGCAATACTTCCAGGACCATGCACTCACGTTGGCGCGTCATCCGTCTGAAACTGAGGAACGCATGATGATACGACTGCTGGCATTCGCGCTCCACGCGGATGAAGCCTTGTCGTTCGGCCGCGGAGTGAGCGCTGAAGATGAACCGGCGCTGTGGCAACGTGATTTGACCGGAGCCATCGACTACTGGATCGAGATCGGCCAACCAGACGAAAAGGTCCTGCGTCAGGCTTGTGGCCGTTCCAAACAGGTCATTCTCTATACCTATGGCGCCCGTAGCGCCGAGGTATGGTGGGCAAATCAGCGATCCACGCTTGGTCGGCTGAAGAATCTGGCTGTAACGATGCTCCCGATAGAGAGCGTTCGTGCCCTGGCTGAGATGGCAAGACCAAGCATGCAGTTACAATGGACGATTCAGGACGGACATATTTGGATCGCCGACGGTCCTCAGACTTTCCATCTTGAACTACAGCGATTGAAGAGCTGA
- a CDS encoding hypothetical protein (DUF2132 domain-containing protein), whose product MNQPHTMALSRDPLHGITLETIVRTLVARHGWAKLGARVPIRCFRHHPTIQSSLTFLRKTPWARKQVEHLFVAELH is encoded by the coding sequence ATGAACCAACCGCACACCATGGCTCTTTCTCGGGATCCCTTGCACGGAATCACATTGGAAACCATTGTGAGAACCTTGGTCGCACGGCACGGATGGGCGAAACTGGGGGCACGGGTGCCCATCCGTTGCTTTCGTCATCACCCGACGATCCAGTCGAGTCTGACGTTCCTGCGCAAGACGCCTTGGGCGCGCAAGCAAGTTGAACACCTATTCGTCGCAGAACTCCATTAG
- a CDS encoding putative HNH nuclease YajD has protein sequence MVRSKDEPSYRARALKILPWICAHCGREFEGKKLSQLTVHHKDHNHHHNPPDGSNWELLCLYCHDNEHQRDQVGNESNESPSSREPDRPFTPFAHLANLIKRNTAV, from the coding sequence ATGGTACGGAGCAAAGACGAGCCGTCTTACCGCGCACGCGCGTTGAAAATACTCCCCTGGATCTGCGCACACTGCGGGCGAGAATTTGAAGGCAAAAAGCTGAGTCAACTCACCGTCCATCACAAGGACCACAACCATCATCATAACCCCCCGGACGGTAGTAACTGGGAGTTGCTCTGCCTCTACTGTCACGACAATGAGCATCAGCGCGATCAAGTCGGGAACGAGTCGAATGAATCGCCGTCGAGTCGTGAGCCGGATCGCCCCTTCACCCCGTTTGCCCATCTTGCCAACCTGATCAAGCGCAACACCGCAGTCTGA
- a CDS encoding hypothetical protein (conserved hypothetical protein), with protein MKTNILVITLFCCMMFVSASHAEEIGSVDTEFKWLGPDHKIVVEAFDDPKIEGITCHLSRSKKGGFKGMVGLAEETSDASIACRQVGPIRVVGELKEGEKVFSESRSLIFKSLQVVRFFDKKRQTYIYLVYSDRVIEGSPQNAISTVPIQSWSSR; from the coding sequence ATGAAGACCAACATACTTGTGATTACGTTGTTTTGTTGCATGATGTTCGTTTCGGCCAGTCATGCCGAGGAAATCGGGAGTGTCGATACGGAATTCAAATGGCTGGGGCCAGATCATAAAATTGTAGTGGAAGCGTTTGACGACCCAAAGATTGAAGGGATCACCTGTCACCTGAGTCGATCAAAAAAAGGTGGCTTCAAAGGGATGGTCGGATTGGCAGAGGAAACCTCAGATGCCTCGATTGCCTGTCGTCAAGTCGGTCCCATTCGCGTTGTCGGTGAGCTGAAAGAAGGGGAAAAGGTATTCAGTGAGAGTCGGTCGCTGATTTTTAAGAGCTTACAAGTCGTCCGCTTTTTCGACAAGAAACGCCAGACCTACATTTATCTCGTCTATAGCGATCGCGTGATCGAAGGCTCTCCACAGAATGCTATCTCGACCGTGCCAATCCAATCCTGGTCTAGTCGATAA
- a CDS encoding hypothetical protein (conserved exported protein of unknown function) translates to MRRFFPAMLLVLICAAGASPQSVIAADSLEEAEFTYERGEYTKAARLFSPLAEQGVASAQFYLGLMHEKGRGVRQDYPTALTWFRKAAAQGYAGPQNNLALMYERGRGVRKDIVRALMWYHIAGDLLPSDEGKAALKRRDYLTSQMTAAQIEQAQEMIRVCQQSQYKKCD, encoded by the coding sequence ATGCGGCGTTTCTTCCCGGCAATGCTTTTGGTTCTGATCTGTGCGGCAGGTGCGAGTCCCCAATCCGTGATCGCCGCAGACTCTCTTGAGGAGGCGGAATTTACGTATGAGCGTGGTGAGTATACAAAGGCGGCACGCCTCTTCAGTCCCCTGGCGGAGCAAGGAGTGGCATCGGCCCAATTCTATCTGGGATTGATGCATGAAAAAGGACGCGGTGTCCGTCAGGACTACCCGACGGCACTGACGTGGTTTCGTAAGGCGGCGGCACAGGGCTACGCTGGTCCTCAGAACAATCTGGCGCTGATGTATGAGAGAGGACGGGGCGTCCGGAAAGACATCGTTCGCGCCCTCATGTGGTATCACATCGCTGGCGACCTGTTACCTAGTGATGAGGGCAAGGCGGCCTTGAAACGCCGAGACTATCTGACCTCGCAAATGACGGCTGCGCAGATCGAGCAGGCGCAGGAGATGATACGGGTGTGTCAGCAGTCCCAGTATAAGAAATGCGACTAG
- a CDS encoding Transcriptional regulator, whose translation MNDTITFKRSCCPITNSLDILGDKWTLLVIRDLALGKKRYQEFMASSERIASNILADRLKQLEASGLVTRRAYQQNPVRYEYVLTEKGEGLKPVLRALVVWGKKHFPSTKVIPTI comes from the coding sequence ATGAATGACACAATCACATTTAAGCGATCATGCTGCCCGATCACCAATTCGCTGGATATCCTCGGAGATAAGTGGACGCTGTTGGTTATTCGAGATCTGGCCTTGGGCAAAAAACGCTATCAGGAATTTATGGCCTCTTCGGAACGAATCGCCTCGAACATCCTTGCGGATAGACTGAAGCAATTAGAGGCTTCCGGCCTTGTGACCCGTCGGGCTTACCAGCAAAACCCCGTACGCTACGAATATGTGTTGACAGAGAAGGGCGAGGGCCTCAAGCCGGTTTTAAGGGCTTTAGTCGTATGGGGGAAGAAGCATTTCCCCAGTACCAAGGTCATCCCTACCATCTAG
- a CDS encoding 4-oxalocrotonate tautomerase, translating into MPLWKVYHPVGAFTAEDKAALAKRVTEVYAMVPIPRFYVVFIYEEIAKDSCFVGGELNNKFVRFKVDHIARTLPGQVLREWWIRTLDTVIAPYVKDRGYDWEISVDETPFDLWSLQGELPPPFESVAEKRWVKENRASPYTVAEKIPVNLILAPGVADR; encoded by the coding sequence ATGCCATTATGGAAAGTGTATCACCCAGTCGGGGCATTCACTGCAGAAGACAAAGCGGCGTTAGCCAAGCGGGTGACTGAAGTGTATGCGATGGTTCCAATCCCAAGATTTTACGTCGTATTTATTTACGAAGAGATCGCCAAGGACTCCTGCTTTGTCGGTGGTGAACTGAACAACAAATTTGTCCGGTTCAAGGTCGACCATATTGCGAGGACATTACCTGGTCAGGTCCTCAGGGAATGGTGGATCAGGACGCTTGACACAGTCATCGCTCCCTACGTCAAGGATAGGGGATATGATTGGGAAATTTCCGTGGACGAGACACCGTTCGACCTGTGGTCCCTTCAAGGGGAACTTCCTCCTCCCTTTGAGTCTGTGGCTGAGAAGCGGTGGGTGAAGGAAAATAGGGCGAGTCCCTATACCGTGGCGGAAAAAATTCCTGTCAATCTCATTCTCGCACCCGGAGTAGCGGACCGTTAG
- a CDS encoding hypothetical protein (conserved protein of unknown function) has protein sequence MAVISERPYKSSNFLVDIGRGDSRSLLAGFAEVIFPDFMVGKSEGDPRPQTVPQPIERAEAAAANRLVLKRGMMGSMDLYAWWDEARKRNASRPRTVKVELLGEDQSTVVLTWRFDNVRPVGLGYSPLRAMEGGILMETLILEFDRMEML, from the coding sequence ATGGCCGTCATCAGTGAACGACCCTATAAGAGCTCGAACTTTCTCGTTGATATTGGACGAGGAGACAGCCGTTCTCTGCTTGCGGGCTTTGCCGAAGTTATTTTCCCAGATTTTATGGTCGGCAAATCCGAGGGCGATCCGCGTCCTCAAACGGTCCCTCAGCCTATCGAACGAGCTGAAGCCGCTGCTGCCAATCGTCTTGTCCTCAAGCGAGGGATGATGGGGTCCATGGATCTCTATGCCTGGTGGGATGAGGCTCGGAAGAGAAACGCCTCTCGACCGCGTACCGTGAAGGTTGAACTACTGGGTGAGGACCAGTCAACAGTGGTGCTGACCTGGCGCTTCGACAATGTTCGTCCGGTGGGTCTTGGTTACTCGCCCTTGCGTGCAATGGAAGGAGGCATCCTCATGGAGACTCTCATCTTGGAGTTTGACAGGATGGAGATGTTATGA
- a CDS encoding Phage tail protein, translated as MWSQWQEERKGEGRRMAILRDRPYGQFNFLIDLGDGDTQGPQAGFQEVSGIGMEAVIIEYRNGNSKDNTVMKLTGLNRVSDVTLKRGIIGSLNLYTWLDQIRNGDQNAMRTVTIQLQSEDHSNVVQTWKLLRARIAKHTSGPLNAKGTDVAMEEMVLAYERLEME; from the coding sequence ATGTGGAGTCAGTGGCAGGAAGAGAGAAAAGGAGAGGGGAGACGTATGGCTATTTTGCGCGATCGTCCCTATGGCCAGTTCAATTTTCTGATCGACCTTGGCGACGGAGACACCCAAGGCCCGCAGGCGGGCTTCCAGGAGGTTAGCGGCATTGGCATGGAAGCCGTGATAATCGAGTACCGCAACGGCAACTCCAAGGACAATACTGTGATGAAGCTGACCGGCTTGAACCGGGTTAGCGATGTCACACTGAAACGGGGGATCATCGGCTCGCTGAATCTCTATACATGGCTTGACCAGATCCGCAACGGCGACCAGAACGCCATGCGAACGGTGACCATACAATTACAAAGTGAAGATCACAGCAACGTGGTCCAGACATGGAAGCTCTTACGGGCACGCATCGCCAAGCATACGAGCGGTCCGCTCAATGCCAAAGGGACCGACGTCGCAATGGAAGAAATGGTGTTAGCCTACGAGCGCCTGGAAATGGAGTAG
- a CDS encoding hypothetical protein (conserved protein of unknown function), which produces MNLPTRDNASRNKTTHTGSIRLQEQVPSPRFLSEGKMIETIDGKTEHQSVMDLKGEDQRTAPRVYVRFHAIVSGSVQSEGTGIILDLSQSGCRLESPLLMLPGLSLELRIAIPGLEWALMIDGADVQWANEDHAGLAFVRIRETERQRLSDVMTTGLARKSEDGGEEQVERVPFEFQRLEAVLAKDPDLAISKGLAWFAQDRAEFRFRGGSLLGRAFPTCTPEFAAALSELVKAGGDTEADFSLAILQNYLGSTSTDGVLKEIVSRFPHDDRKLSEVRSSLNSTGVVSVSGEFGLAEAWRVKKESLTRWLTDERQAVKTFAEQHMAELDRMIVVERRRVEAERELRERSRHEEESGHDHGYRAKPF; this is translated from the coding sequence ATGAACCTCCCTACGCGGGATAATGCGTCCCGGAACAAAACGACGCATACTGGATCAATCAGGCTACAGGAACAAGTCCCCTCTCCCCGGTTTCTTTCTGAGGGGAAAATGATCGAGACCATTGATGGGAAGACGGAGCATCAATCAGTCATGGATCTGAAGGGAGAGGATCAGCGGACTGCCCCACGAGTGTATGTGCGATTTCACGCTATAGTATCGGGCTCCGTGCAGTCCGAAGGGACGGGCATCATTCTCGATCTCTCACAAAGTGGGTGTCGGCTCGAGAGTCCGCTTCTCATGTTGCCTGGCCTCTCATTAGAACTGCGTATCGCAATACCCGGCTTGGAGTGGGCGCTGATGATTGATGGGGCTGATGTGCAGTGGGCGAACGAGGACCACGCCGGGCTGGCATTTGTTCGCATCAGAGAGACAGAACGCCAGCGGCTCAGCGACGTGATGACAACTGGGCTCGCAAGGAAGTCTGAGGACGGCGGCGAAGAACAGGTCGAGCGGGTACCGTTTGAGTTCCAACGGCTGGAAGCCGTGCTTGCAAAAGATCCTGACCTCGCCATCAGCAAAGGACTGGCGTGGTTCGCTCAGGACCGGGCGGAATTCCGCTTTCGCGGAGGGAGCCTGCTCGGCAGAGCGTTTCCCACATGCACGCCCGAGTTCGCGGCCGCGCTCAGTGAGTTGGTCAAAGCCGGCGGCGATACGGAGGCCGATTTCTCTCTGGCGATTCTCCAGAACTATCTTGGTTCGACATCCACCGACGGCGTCTTAAAAGAGATTGTGTCTCGATTTCCCCATGACGATCGAAAACTGAGCGAAGTCCGGAGCAGCCTCAATAGCACCGGCGTGGTCTCAGTCTCCGGTGAATTCGGACTTGCGGAAGCATGGCGAGTCAAGAAAGAGTCGCTGACGCGCTGGCTGACAGACGAACGACAGGCGGTCAAAACGTTCGCCGAGCAGCACATGGCAGAGCTCGACCGGATGATCGTGGTAGAACGGCGCCGTGTGGAGGCCGAACGGGAACTGCGAGAGCGGAGCCGACATGAGGAGGAGTCAGGCCACGATCATGGCTACAGGGCGAAACCCTTCTGA
- a CDS encoding hypothetical protein (conserved protein of unknown function), producing the protein MKLSLVFNPKGNIVAAARIDVESKVPLPRPIAIKKLKALELEVPTEYCHCDLGTVCQSLRVDAKRKMLIPIRAKKNPKPASRRRSS; encoded by the coding sequence ATGAAGCTCTCCCTCGTCTTCAATCCCAAAGGGAATATCGTCGCCGCCGCACGAATTGACGTAGAAAGTAAGGTTCCTCTTCCTCGACCGATCGCAATTAAAAAGTTGAAGGCGCTTGAACTCGAGGTGCCCACCGAATATTGCCATTGCGATCTTGGAACGGTCTGCCAGAGCCTGCGTGTTGATGCCAAGCGAAAAATGTTAATCCCCATTCGAGCGAAGAAAAATCCAAAGCCCGCCTCACGCCGCCGATCCTCGTAA
- a CDS encoding hypothetical protein (conserved protein of unknown function), which translates to MATTTQYWTDENALLYQAFGTTVDWTWDYGDGTFFWSFCVRPLRRQADVFVTVERVTAVEDIRTNPSAGRGGGQATILTVRVDTTSRGLQGKFTDLRFTAIKVSTP; encoded by the coding sequence ATGGCTACGACCACCCAATATTGGACCGACGAAAACGCCCTTCTCTATCAAGCCTTTGGTACCACGGTTGATTGGACCTGGGACTATGGGGATGGCACGTTCTTTTGGAGCTTTTGCGTGCGGCCCTTGCGACGACAGGCCGACGTCTTTGTGACGGTCGAACGAGTTACGGCAGTCGAAGATATTCGAACGAATCCGAGCGCCGGTAGGGGTGGTGGTCAGGCCACTATCCTCACGGTGAGAGTGGATACGACCTCGCGTGGTCTCCAAGGCAAGTTCACGGATCTGCGGTTTACTGCCATCAAGGTCAGCACGCCATGA
- a CDS encoding DNA-binding transcriptional activator HyfR: protein MANSDVTVLIAGELGTGKTLAAMTIHQMSRRAGESLLQFDCAATSEEFLETELFGSEGSGGVKKGLLETTNGRTILLQNIDQIPPQTQTRLLRVLQDREFQRIGGTEILPTDCRFIGTCSGDMKQMVQANLFREDLYYRLNVIFIHLPPLRERPKDIKPLLRALLTRRGVDAEQFMEKLQRQNLMEYFEKYPWPGNVKELNRVVEMAVLAERWDEIKLHLLGHTAHSNKLVIERIIEFPPEHHQAGISILASLERCCGENILICGLEFELSKMVCE from the coding sequence GTGGCGAATTCTGATGTGACTGTCCTAATTGCCGGAGAACTTGGTACAGGGAAGACTCTAGCGGCTATGACAATACACCAGATGTCTCGTCGAGCTGGAGAAAGCTTGTTACAGTTCGATTGCGCCGCTACATCCGAAGAATTCCTAGAAACAGAACTTTTTGGTTCTGAAGGATCCGGTGGAGTAAAAAAAGGGCTGCTGGAGACTACGAACGGCCGCACAATCTTGCTGCAGAATATCGATCAGATTCCCCCGCAAACACAGACCAGGCTCTTGAGAGTCCTTCAGGACCGCGAGTTTCAGAGAATAGGTGGAACTGAAATTCTACCGACAGATTGTAGATTTATTGGTACATGCAGTGGCGATATGAAGCAGATGGTTCAGGCCAATCTGTTTAGGGAAGACTTGTACTACAGGCTAAACGTCATTTTTATACACTTGCCACCCTTGCGGGAGAGACCGAAGGATATAAAGCCCTTGCTTCGTGCATTGCTAACTAGACGAGGAGTAGACGCAGAACAGTTCATGGAAAAGTTGCAACGTCAGAATCTAATGGAATACTTTGAGAAATATCCATGGCCTGGGAATGTCAAAGAGCTCAATCGCGTAGTGGAGATGGCCGTCTTAGCGGAACGATGGGATGAAATTAAACTTCACCTTCTCGGGCACACGGCGCATTCAAACAAGCTTGTCATTGAAAGGATTATAGAGTTCCCGCCAGAACATCATCAGGCCGGAATTTCGATCTTGGCTTCTTTGGAGAGGTGCTGCGGAGAAAATATCCTCATATGCGGGCTAGAGTTCGAATTGAGCAAGATGGTCTGCGAGTGA
- a CDS encoding hypothetical protein (conserved protein of unknown function): MAIGTTYSITVLLDVNEIQDVDDRAESRSYIVADRESKQAAIIDAVIENVERDLRLINELELILCFAIETHIHADHITGASAIKDRSGAQIVYGGGAKGEVTGADLFLFEGEALRLGETSLTALATPGHTNGCTSYLLPGAVFTGDALFIRANGRTDFQGGSPEKLFDSVRKKLFALPDDTIVYPGHDYQGRISSTIGEEKRFNERLNLSIDQATFVEMMNRRNVPRPAKMDIAIPANLRAGRVTS, from the coding sequence GTGGCAATCGGCACCACCTACAGCATCACCGTTCTCTTGGACGTCAACGAAATTCAGGACGTGGACGACCGGGCGGAAAGCCGCAGCTACATCGTCGCCGATCGCGAGTCCAAGCAGGCCGCTATCATCGATGCCGTCATCGAGAACGTCGAGCGCGATCTTCGACTTATCAACGAGCTTGAGCTGATTCTCTGCTTTGCCATCGAAACGCATATCCACGCCGATCACATCACCGGTGCCTCAGCCATTAAAGATCGAAGCGGCGCACAGATCGTATACGGCGGCGGCGCCAAGGGCGAGGTCACCGGCGCGGATCTGTTCCTATTCGAGGGCGAGGCGCTGCGGCTTGGTGAGACGTCACTGACCGCGCTCGCAACCCCCGGACATACGAATGGCTGCACGAGCTACCTGCTCCCTGGTGCCGTCTTCACGGGCGATGCGTTGTTCATCCGCGCCAACGGCCGGACCGATTTCCAGGGCGGTTCGCCGGAGAAACTGTTCGACTCCGTTCGCAAAAAACTGTTCGCGCTGCCGGACGACACGATCGTCTACCCCGGACATGATTATCAGGGCCGGATTTCCTCCACGATCGGCGAGGAAAAGCGATTCAACGAACGCCTCAACCTCTCGATCGACCAGGCGACTTTCGTCGAGATGATGAATCGGAGAAACGTGCCGCGTCCTGCCAAAATGGATATCGCCATACCCGCCAACCTGAGAGCCGGCCGGGTCACTTCATAA
- a CDS encoding 2-methyl-6-phytyl-1,4-hydroquinone methyltransferase: MMNMFIWAIALLLVILLIGLVLYWLFPRTYQSADSVANSYDDWTKDGILEFYWGEHIHLGHYGSPPRKNDFLKAKSDFVHEMVQWGGLDKLPSGTTVLDVGCGIGGSSRILAREYGCAVTGITISLQQVRRAQELTAPEVNARFQVDDALALSFPDASFDVVWSVEAGPHMPDKAQFARELMRVLKPGGILVVADWNQRDDRRVPLNVWEKPVMRQLLDQWSHPAFSSIEGFSELLAATGLVAGDVTTADWTAETLPSWLDSIWQGILRPEGIIQFGVIGFMKSLREVPTFLLMRLAFGTGLCRFGMFRAVRADVPTSVMLSRQMDDRLVRS; this comes from the coding sequence ATGATGAACATGTTTATATGGGCAATCGCCCTTCTCTTGGTCATACTGCTGATTGGACTAGTGCTGTACTGGCTATTTCCCCGCACATATCAGTCTGCCGATTCTGTCGCCAATTCCTATGATGATTGGACGAAGGACGGCATTCTCGAGTTCTACTGGGGTGAGCATATTCATTTGGGACACTATGGCTCTCCACCTCGCAAAAATGATTTTCTCAAAGCCAAGTCAGACTTTGTGCATGAAATGGTGCAGTGGGGTGGGTTAGACAAGCTTCCTTCCGGTACGACGGTGTTAGATGTGGGCTGTGGCATCGGCGGCAGCAGTCGCATTCTGGCGAGGGAGTATGGCTGTGCTGTCACAGGAATCACTATCAGCCTTCAGCAAGTCAGACGGGCTCAAGAGCTAACTGCCCCAGAAGTGAATGCCCGCTTTCAGGTCGATGATGCGCTGGCACTGTCGTTCCCCGATGCCAGTTTTGATGTGGTCTGGTCGGTCGAGGCAGGACCGCATATGCCGGATAAAGCACAATTTGCTCGAGAGCTCATGCGCGTTCTGAAACCGGGTGGAATTCTGGTTGTGGCCGATTGGAATCAGCGAGACGATCGCCGGGTTCCACTCAATGTTTGGGAAAAGCCAGTGATGCGGCAACTGCTGGATCAGTGGTCTCACCCAGCATTTTCAAGTATTGAAGGGTTTTCAGAATTACTGGCGGCGACTGGACTGGTGGCGGGTGACGTCACCACGGCCGATTGGACTGCGGAAACGTTACCCTCATGGCTCGATTCGATCTGGCAGGGCATTCTGCGCCCAGAAGGGATTATTCAGTTTGGCGTGATCGGGTTCATGAAATCATTGCGGGAAGTGCCCACGTTCCTGCTCATGCGGCTGGCATTTGGGACAGGGCTGTGTCGCTTTGGCATGTTTCGGGCCGTGCGTGCCGATGTCCCTACGAGCGTGATGTTGTCTAGGCAGATGGATGACAGGCTTGTGCGATCCTGA
- a CDS encoding hypothetical protein (conserved membrane protein of unknown function), with the protein MKDNRQLVQIRMFLFAEAAAFAIAAIIHAGLPAEEDGHRDAIIFESVLAGILFLGYSLTLYNRSWTRQIGIVFQGIALLGTVVGRFSIIAGAGPMIVFDLVFYRAITAILLWGLIVAILAPTFHVLSFTRREEGGQSS; encoded by the coding sequence ATGAAGGACAATCGCCAGCTGGTGCAGATCCGGATGTTTCTGTTTGCCGAAGCGGCGGCATTCGCCATTGCTGCCATCATTCATGCCGGCTTGCCGGCTGAAGAGGATGGGCATCGCGACGCGATCATCTTCGAAAGTGTGCTGGCAGGCATCTTGTTTCTCGGATATTCTCTGACCCTGTACAATCGCTCCTGGACGAGGCAAATCGGTATCGTGTTTCAGGGGATCGCTCTGCTTGGAACGGTGGTCGGCCGCTTCAGCATTATCGCGGGTGCCGGTCCTATGATAGTCTTCGATCTCGTCTTTTACCGCGCGATTACCGCGATCCTACTCTGGGGCTTGATCGTGGCGATCCTTGCGCCGACCTTCCATGTCCTGAGTTTTACGCGTCGAGAGGAAGGGGGACAAAGTTCTTGA